In the Juglans microcarpa x Juglans regia isolate MS1-56 chromosome 6D, Jm3101_v1.0, whole genome shotgun sequence genome, one interval contains:
- the LOC121235033 gene encoding ABC transporter C family member 3-like isoform X3 — MGSLIAAGNKKTLDIEDVPQLDPGDSVIGAFPTFRNKLQVERGTNNGVTTLKLVKVLIFTAWKEILLTGFLGLVYTLATYVGPYLIDTFVQYLNGRRAFKSQGYVLVSVFFAAKLVECISQRHWIFRAQLAGIRVRAVLVTMVYNKGLTLSCQSKQGHTSGEIINFMAVDAERVGDFAYYMHDPWMVLVQVAIALLILYRNLGLASVAAFVATILVMLANFPLGKLQEKFQGKIMESKDRRMKATSEILRNMRILKLQGWEMKFLSRITELRNTESGWLKKFLYTSAMTSFVFWGAPTFVSVVTFCACMLMGIPLELGKILSALATFRILQEPIYSLPDTISMIVQTKVSLDRIASFLHLDDLQSDVIERLPRGGSDTAIEIIDGNFSWDLSSPNSTLKEINLKVQNGMRVAVCGNVGAGKSSLLSCILGEVPKISGAIKLCGTKAYVAQSPWIQSGKIEENILFGKAMDREKYERVLEACSLKKDLEILSFGDQTVIGERGINLSGGQKQRIQIARALYQDADIYMFDDPFSAVDAHTGSHLFKECLLGLLSSKTMIYVTHQVEFLPAADLILVMKDGRITQAGKYNDILNSGTDFMELVGAHKKALSALDSAEEGSVFESTSTRKEVEIMASTNGVVQKQENQDNQDGKADDIVRSKGQIIQEEEREKGKVGFSVYWKYITMAYGGALVPFILLAQVLFQLLQIGSNYWMAWATPVSQDVKPAVDYSTLIIVYVALAIGSSLCILVRAMFLVSAAYKTATILFNKMHLCIFRAPMSFFDATPSGRILNRVSTDQSAVDLNIASQTGAVAFSMIQLFGIIVVVSQVAWQIFIIFIPVIGTCIWYQQYYISSARELARLVGVCKAPVIQHFAETISGSTTIRSFDEESRFSDTSMRLTDAYTRPKFHIAGAMEWLCFRLDLLSSITFAISLFFLISIPEGVIDPGIAGLAVTYGLNLNILQTWVIWNICRLENKIISVERILQYTCIPSEPPLVTEENRPDHSWPSDGEVDIHDLQVRYAPHMPFVLRGLTCTLPGGMKTGIVGRTGSGKSTLIQTLLRIVEPTVGQIMIDDINISLIGLHNLRSRLSIIPQDPTMFEGTVRTNLDPLEEYADEQIWEALDKCQLGDEIRKKDGKLDSAVAENGENWSMGQKQLVCLGRVLLKKTKVLVLDEAIASVDTTMDNLIQDTLRQHFSDCTVITIAHRITSVIDSDMVLLLNNGLIEEYDSPARLLENKSSSFAQFVAEYTVRSNSGF; from the exons ATGGGTTCCCTAATTGCAGCTGGCAACAAGAAGACATTAGACATTGAGGATGTTCCTCAACTTGATCCTGGTGATAGCGTAATTGGGGCCTTTCCAACTTTTAGAAATAAGCTTCAGGTAGAGCGTGGTACAAATAATGGAGTGACCACACTGAAGTTGGTGAAGGTATTAATCTTCACAGCATGGAAGGAAATTCTTTTGACAGGCTTTCTCGGGCTTGTATACACACTGGCTACCTATGTCGGGCCATATCTTATTGACACTTTTGTCCAATACCTCAATGGGCGGCGGGCCTTCAAGAGTCAAGGCTATGTTCTCGTTTCAGTATTTTTTGCCGCAAAACTTGTGGAATGCATCTCACAGAGGCACTGGATCTTTAGGGCGCAACTGGCTGGAATTAGGGTCCGAGCAGTGTTGGTCACAATGGTCTACAATAAAGGTCTGACCCTTTCATGCCAGTCTAAGCAGGGTCACACTAGCGGGGAGATAATCAATTTCATGGCTGTTGATGCTGAGAGGGTAGGTGACTTCGCTTACTATATGCACGATCCATGGATGGTCCTTGTGCAAGTTGCCATTGCGTTGTTAATCTTGTATAGAAATCTTGGACTTGCTTCAGTTGCAGCTTTTGTTGCAACTATACTTGTTATGTTAGCAAATTTTCCTTTGGGAAAATTACAGGAGAAATTTCAGGGCAAGATAATGGAATCGAAAGACAGAAGGATGAAGGCAACATCTGAGATTTTGAGGAACATGAGGATTCTCAAGCTTCAAGGATGGGAGATGAAGTTTCTATCTAGAATTACGGAGCTCAGGAACACAGAGTCAGGATGGCTGAAGAAGTTTTTGTACACTTCGGCAATGACCTCATTTGTCTTCTGGGGTGCTCCAACATTTGTGTCTGTGGTCACATTTTGTGCTTGTATGCTAATGGGGATCCCACTTGAGTTGGGCAAGATCTTATCTGCACTTGCAACGTTTAGGATTCTTCAGGAGCCCATCTACAGTCTTCCTGATACAATCTCAATGATAGTTCAAACTAAAGTGTCCCTTGATCGAATTGCGTCGTTTCTTCATCTTGATGACTTGCAGTCTGATGTTATAGAGAGGCTTCCTAGAGGTGGTTCTGATACAGCAATCGAGATTATTGATGGGAATTTCTCTTGGGATTTATCTTCCCCTAATTCGACTTTGAAAGAAATAAACCTCAAAGTGCAAAATGGCATGAGGGTTGCTGTTTGTGGGAATGTTGGTGCAGGAAAGTCCAGTTTGCTTTCATGTATCCTGGGAGAAGTCCCCAAGATATCTGGGGCCATTAAGTTGTGTGGAACAAAGGCCTATGTTGCTCAGTCACCATGGATACAAAGTGGCAAAATAGAAGAGAACATATTGTTTGGTAAAGCTATGGACAGAGAAAAATATGAGAGGGTCCTTGAAGCATGCTCCTTGAAGAAGGACTTGGAAATTCTCTCGTTTGGGGATCAGACAGTCATAGGGGAGAGAGGAATCAATTTGAGTGGAGGGCAGAAGCAAAGAATCCAAATTGCACGTGCTCTGTACCAAGATGCTGATATCTATATGTTTGATGATCCCTTTAGTGCCGTGGATGCCCATACTGGATCCCATTTGTTTAAG GAATGTTTGCTGGGCCTTTTGAGTTCAAAAACAATGATTTATGTTACTCATCAAGTGGAGTTCTTACCTGCTGCTGATCTTATCCTG GTCATGAAAGATGGAAGAATTACTCAAGCTGGAAAGTACAATGATATCCTTAATTCAGGAACCGACTTTATGGAACTTGTGGGAGCGCACAAGAAAGCTTTGTCAGCTCTCGATTCTGCGGAGGAAGGGTCAGTTTTTGAAAGTACAAGTACGAGGAAGGAAGTTGAGATTATGGCTAGTACTAATGGGGTTGttcaaaaacaagaaaatcaagatAATCAAGATGGTAAAGCAGATGACATAGTCAGGTCAAAAGGACAAATTAtccaagaagaagagagagagaaaggaaaagttggGTTTTCAGTCTATTGGAAATATATCACCATGGCGTACGGAGGAGCTCTTGTGCCTTTTATATTGCTGGCACAGGTTCTCTTTCAGCTCCTTCAAATTGGAAGCAATTATTGGATGGCCTGGGCAACTCCTGTCTCACAGGACGTGAAACCTGCAGTTGATTACTCTACTCTAATAATTGTCTATGTTGCTTTGGCCATTGGAAGTTCCTTGTGCATCCTTGTGAGAGCAATGTTTCTTGTCTCGGCTGCATACAAGACAGCTACTatacttttcaataaaatgcacTTGTGCATTTTCCGTGCCCCTATGTCATTTTTTGATGCCACTCCTAGTGGACGAATCCTAAACAGA GTTTCTACGGATCAAAGTGCTGTGGATTTGAACATTGCATCTCAAACCGGGGCAGTTGCCTTCTCTATGATCCAGCTCTTTGGAATTATTGTTGTGGTGTCTCAAGTTGCCTGGcaaattttcatcatatttatccCAGTCATTGGAACCTGTATCTGGTATCAG CAATATTACATATCTTCCGCACGAGAGCTAGCAAGATTAGTTGGGGTGTGCAAAGCTCCAGTGATACAACATTTTGCTGAAACAATTTCAGGCTCAACAACTATTAGAAGCTTTGATGAAGAATCAAGATTTAGTGACACGAGTATGAGACTTACGGATGCGTATACTCGACCAAAGTTCCATATTGCTGGTGCAATGGAATGGTTGTGCTTCCGCTTGGATTTGTTATCTTCAATCACATTTGCCATTTCCTTGTTCTTCTTAATCTCTATTCCAGAAGGAGTCATTGATCCAG GTATTGCGGGCTTGGCCGTGACATATGGACTTAATCTAAACATTTTACAAACCTGGGTAATATGGAATATTTGCCGACTGGAGAACAAAATTATATCAGTAGAGAGAATACTTCAATACACTTGCATCCCAAGTGAGCCACCTCTTGTGACGGAAGAAAACCGGCCAGATCATTCTTGGCCCTCAGATGGAGAAGTTGATATTCATGATCTGCAG GTACGGTATGCCCCGCATATGCCATTTGTATTGCGAGGTCTCACATGCACATTACccggaggaatgaaaactggcATTGTTGGGAGAACCGGCAGTGGTAAATCCACGCTCATACAAACACTTTTGAGGATTGTTGAACCCACTGTTGGTCAGATAATGATAGATGACATTAATATCTCCTTGATCGGACTGCATAATTTGCGGTCTAGACTAAGCATTATCCCTCAGGATCCAACCATGTTCGAAGGGACCGTACGAACCAACCTGGATCCGCTTGAAGAGTATGCAGATGAACAAATTTGGGAG GCTCTGGATAAGTGTCAACTTGGAGATGAAATCAGGAAGAAAGACGGAAAACTAGATTCTGCTG TTGCCGAGAATGGAGAGAATTGGAGTATGGGTCAGAAGCAGCTGGTCTGCCTCGGGCGTGTGCTATTGAAGAAAACCAAGGTATTGGTGCTTGATGAAGCTATTGCTTCCGTCGATACGACTATGGATAATCTGATTCAGGACACCCTCAGGCAACATTTTTCTGACTGTACTGTCATTACCATTGCACATCGGATAACTTCCGTTATTGATAGTGACATGGTTTTGCTTCTAAATAATG GGCTTATCGAGGAATATGATTCTCCAGCAAGATTGCTTGAAAACAAGTCATCGTCTTTTGCTCAATTTGTGGCTGAGTACACTGTGCGGTCAAATTCTGGTTTTTAA
- the LOC121235033 gene encoding ABC transporter C family member 3-like isoform X1 has product MGSLIAAGNKKTLDIEDVPQLDPGDSVIGAFPTFRNKLQVERGTNNGVTTLKLVKVLIFTAWKEILLTGFLGLVYTLATYVGPYLIDTFVQYLNGRRAFKSQGYVLVSVFFAAKLVECISQRHWIFRAQLAGIRVRAVLVTMVYNKGLTLSCQSKQGHTSGEIINFMAVDAERVGDFAYYMHDPWMVLVQVAIALLILYRNLGLASVAAFVATILVMLANFPLGKLQEKFQGKIMESKDRRMKATSEILRNMRILKLQGWEMKFLSRITELRNTESGWLKKFLYTSAMTSFVFWGAPTFVSVVTFCACMLMGIPLELGKILSALATFRILQEPIYSLPDTISMIVQTKVSLDRIASFLHLDDLQSDVIERLPRGGSDTAIEIIDGNFSWDLSSPNSTLKEINLKVQNGMRVAVCGNVGAGKSSLLSCILGEVPKISGAIKLCGTKAYVAQSPWIQSGKIEENILFGKAMDREKYERVLEACSLKKDLEILSFGDQTVIGERGINLSGGQKQRIQIARALYQDADIYMFDDPFSAVDAHTGSHLFKECLLGLLSSKTMIYVTHQVEFLPAADLILVMKDGRITQAGKYNDILNSGTDFMELVGAHKKALSALDSAEEGSVFESTSTRKEVEIMASTNGVVQKQENQDNQDGKADDIVRSKGQIIQEEEREKGKVGFSVYWKYITMAYGGALVPFILLAQVLFQLLQIGSNYWMAWATPVSQDVKPAVDYSTLIIVYVALAIGSSLCILVRAMFLVSAAYKTATILFNKMHLCIFRAPMSFFDATPSGRILNRVSTDQSAVDLNIASQTGAVAFSMIQLFGIIVVVSQVAWQIFIIFIPVIGTCIWYQQYYISSARELARLVGVCKAPVIQHFAETISGSTTIRSFDEESRFSDTSMRLTDAYTRPKFHIAGAMEWLCFRLDLLSSITFAISLFFLISIPEGVIDPGIAGLAVTYGLNLNILQTWVIWNICRLENKIISVERILQYTCIPSEPPLVTEENRPDHSWPSDGEVDIHDLQVRYAPHMPFVLRGLTCTLPGGMKTGIVGRTGSGKSTLIQTLFRIVEPTAGQIMIDGINISLIGLHDLRSRLSIIPQDPTMFEGTIRTNLDPLEEYADEQIWEALDKCQLGDEIKKKEGKLDSAVTENGENWSMGQRQLVCLGRVLLKKSKVLVLDEATASVDTATDNLIQETLRQHFSDCTVITIAHRITSVIDSDMVLLLNNGLIEEYDSPARLLENKSSSFAQLVAEYTVRSNSDF; this is encoded by the exons ATGGGTTCCCTAATTGCAGCTGGCAACAAGAAGACATTAGACATTGAGGATGTTCCTCAACTTGATCCTGGTGATAGCGTAATTGGGGCCTTTCCAACTTTTAGAAATAAGCTTCAGGTAGAGCGTGGTACAAATAATGGAGTGACCACACTGAAGTTGGTGAAGGTATTAATCTTCACAGCATGGAAGGAAATTCTTTTGACAGGCTTTCTCGGGCTTGTATACACACTGGCTACCTATGTCGGGCCATATCTTATTGACACTTTTGTCCAATACCTCAATGGGCGGCGGGCCTTCAAGAGTCAAGGCTATGTTCTCGTTTCAGTATTTTTTGCCGCAAAACTTGTGGAATGCATCTCACAGAGGCACTGGATCTTTAGGGCGCAACTGGCTGGAATTAGGGTCCGAGCAGTGTTGGTCACAATGGTCTACAATAAAGGTCTGACCCTTTCATGCCAGTCTAAGCAGGGTCACACTAGCGGGGAGATAATCAATTTCATGGCTGTTGATGCTGAGAGGGTAGGTGACTTCGCTTACTATATGCACGATCCATGGATGGTCCTTGTGCAAGTTGCCATTGCGTTGTTAATCTTGTATAGAAATCTTGGACTTGCTTCAGTTGCAGCTTTTGTTGCAACTATACTTGTTATGTTAGCAAATTTTCCTTTGGGAAAATTACAGGAGAAATTTCAGGGCAAGATAATGGAATCGAAAGACAGAAGGATGAAGGCAACATCTGAGATTTTGAGGAACATGAGGATTCTCAAGCTTCAAGGATGGGAGATGAAGTTTCTATCTAGAATTACGGAGCTCAGGAACACAGAGTCAGGATGGCTGAAGAAGTTTTTGTACACTTCGGCAATGACCTCATTTGTCTTCTGGGGTGCTCCAACATTTGTGTCTGTGGTCACATTTTGTGCTTGTATGCTAATGGGGATCCCACTTGAGTTGGGCAAGATCTTATCTGCACTTGCAACGTTTAGGATTCTTCAGGAGCCCATCTACAGTCTTCCTGATACAATCTCAATGATAGTTCAAACTAAAGTGTCCCTTGATCGAATTGCGTCGTTTCTTCATCTTGATGACTTGCAGTCTGATGTTATAGAGAGGCTTCCTAGAGGTGGTTCTGATACAGCAATCGAGATTATTGATGGGAATTTCTCTTGGGATTTATCTTCCCCTAATTCGACTTTGAAAGAAATAAACCTCAAAGTGCAAAATGGCATGAGGGTTGCTGTTTGTGGGAATGTTGGTGCAGGAAAGTCCAGTTTGCTTTCATGTATCCTGGGAGAAGTCCCCAAGATATCTGGGGCCATTAAGTTGTGTGGAACAAAGGCCTATGTTGCTCAGTCACCATGGATACAAAGTGGCAAAATAGAAGAGAACATATTGTTTGGTAAAGCTATGGACAGAGAAAAATATGAGAGGGTCCTTGAAGCATGCTCCTTGAAGAAGGACTTGGAAATTCTCTCGTTTGGGGATCAGACAGTCATAGGGGAGAGAGGAATCAATTTGAGTGGAGGGCAGAAGCAAAGAATCCAAATTGCACGTGCTCTGTACCAAGATGCTGATATCTATATGTTTGATGATCCCTTTAGTGCCGTGGATGCCCATACTGGATCCCATTTGTTTAAG GAATGTTTGCTGGGCCTTTTGAGTTCAAAAACAATGATTTATGTTACTCATCAAGTGGAGTTCTTACCTGCTGCTGATCTTATCCTG GTCATGAAAGATGGAAGAATTACTCAAGCTGGAAAGTACAATGATATCCTTAATTCAGGAACCGACTTTATGGAACTTGTGGGAGCGCACAAGAAAGCTTTGTCAGCTCTCGATTCTGCGGAGGAAGGGTCAGTTTTTGAAAGTACAAGTACGAGGAAGGAAGTTGAGATTATGGCTAGTACTAATGGGGTTGttcaaaaacaagaaaatcaagatAATCAAGATGGTAAAGCAGATGACATAGTCAGGTCAAAAGGACAAATTAtccaagaagaagagagagagaaaggaaaagttggGTTTTCAGTCTATTGGAAATATATCACCATGGCGTACGGAGGAGCTCTTGTGCCTTTTATATTGCTGGCACAGGTTCTCTTTCAGCTCCTTCAAATTGGAAGCAATTATTGGATGGCCTGGGCAACTCCTGTCTCACAGGACGTGAAACCTGCAGTTGATTACTCTACTCTAATAATTGTCTATGTTGCTTTGGCCATTGGAAGTTCCTTGTGCATCCTTGTGAGAGCAATGTTTCTTGTCTCGGCTGCATACAAGACAGCTACTatacttttcaataaaatgcacTTGTGCATTTTCCGTGCCCCTATGTCATTTTTTGATGCCACTCCTAGTGGACGAATCCTAAACAGA GTTTCTACGGATCAAAGTGCTGTGGATTTGAACATTGCATCTCAAACCGGGGCAGTTGCCTTCTCTATGATCCAGCTCTTTGGAATTATTGTTGTGGTGTCTCAAGTTGCCTGGcaaattttcatcatatttatccCAGTCATTGGAACCTGTATCTGGTATCAG CAATATTACATATCTTCCGCACGAGAGCTAGCAAGATTAGTTGGGGTGTGCAAAGCTCCAGTGATACAACATTTTGCTGAAACAATTTCAGGCTCAACAACTATTAGAAGCTTTGATGAAGAATCAAGATTTAGTGACACGAGTATGAGACTTACGGATGCGTATACTCGACCAAAGTTCCATATTGCTGGTGCAATGGAATGGTTGTGCTTCCGCTTGGATTTGTTATCTTCAATCACATTTGCCATTTCCTTGTTCTTCTTAATCTCTATTCCAGAAGGAGTCATTGATCCAG GTATTGCGGGCTTGGCCGTGACATATGGACTTAATCTAAACATTTTACAAACCTGGGTAATATGGAATATTTGCCGACTGGAGAACAAAATTATATCAGTAGAGAGAATACTTCAATACACTTGCATCCCAAGTGAGCCACCTCTTGTGACGGAAGAAAACCGGCCAGATCATTCTTGGCCCTCAGATGGAGAAGTTGATATTCATGATCTGCAG GTACGGTATGCCCCGCATATGCCATTTGTTTTGCGAGGTCTTACATGCACATTACccggaggaatgaaaactggcATTGTAGGGAGAACAGGCAGTGGTAAATCCACTCtcatacaaacacttttcaggATTGTTGAACCCACTGCTGGTCAGATAATGATAGATGGCATTAATATCTCCTTGATTGGACTGCATGATTTGCGGTCTAGGCTAAGCATTATCCCTCAGGATCCTACCATGTTTGAAGGGACGATACGAACCAACCTGGATCCTCTTGAAGAGTATGCAGATGAACAAATTTGGGAG GCTCTGGATAAGTGTCAACTTGGAGATGAAATCAAGAAGAAAGAGGGAAAACTAGATTCTGCTG TTACCGAGAATGGAGAGAATTGGAGTATGGGTCAGAGGCAGCTGGTCTGCCTTGGACGTGTGCTACTGAAGAAAAGCAAGGTATTGGTGCTTGATGAAGCTACTGCTTCCGTTGATACGGCTACAGATAATCTGATTCAGGAAACCCTCAGGCAACATTTTTCCGACTGTACTGTCATTACCATTGCACATCGGATAACTTCCGTTATTGATAGTGACATGGTTTTGCTTCTAAATAATG GGCTTATCGAGGAATATGATTCTCCAGCAAGATTGCTTGAAAACAAGTCATCTTCTTTTGCTCAACTTGTGGCTGAGTACACTGTGCGGTCAAATTCTGATTTTTAA
- the LOC121235033 gene encoding ABC transporter C family member 3-like isoform X5 produces MGSLIAAGNKKTLDIEDVPQLDPGDSVIGAFPTFRNKLQVERGTNNGVTTLKLVKVLIFTAWKEILLTGFLGLVYTLATYVGPYLIDTFVQYLNGRRAFKSQGYVLVSVFFAAKLVECISQRHWIFRAQLAGIRVRAVLVTMVYNKGLTLSCQSKQGHTSGEIINFMAVDAERVGDFAYYMHDPWMVLVQVAIALLILYRNLGLASVAAFVATILVMLANFPLGKLQEKFQGKIMESKDRRMKATSEILRNMRILKLQGWEMKFLSRITELRNTESGWLKKFLYTSAMTSFVFWGAPTFVSVVTFCACMLMGIPLELGKILSALATFRILQEPIYSLPDTISMIVQTKVSLDRIASFLHLDDLQSDVIERLPRGGSDTAIEIIDGNFSWDLSSPNSTLKEINLKVQNGMRVAVCGNVGAGKSSLLSCILGEVPKISGAIKLCGTKAYVAQSPWIQSGKIEENILFGKAMDREKYERVLEACSLKKDLEILSFGDQTVIGERGINLSGGQKQRIQIARALYQDADIYMFDDPFSAVDAHTGSHLFKECLLGLLSSKTMIYVTHQVEFLPAADLILVMKDGRITQAGKYNDILNSGTDFMELVGAHKKALSALDSAEEGSVFESTSTRKEVEIMASTNGVVQKQENQDNQDGKADDIVRSKGQIIQEEEREKGKVGFSVYWKYITMAYGGALVPFILLAQVLFQLLQIGSNYWMAWATPVSQDVKPAVDYSTLIIVYVALAIGSSLCILVRAMFLVSAAYKTATILFNKMHLCIFRAPMSFFDATPSGRILNRVSTDQSAVDLNIASQTGAVAFSMIQLFGIIVVVSQVAWQIFIIFIPVIGTCICNITYLPHES; encoded by the exons ATGGGTTCCCTAATTGCAGCTGGCAACAAGAAGACATTAGACATTGAGGATGTTCCTCAACTTGATCCTGGTGATAGCGTAATTGGGGCCTTTCCAACTTTTAGAAATAAGCTTCAGGTAGAGCGTGGTACAAATAATGGAGTGACCACACTGAAGTTGGTGAAGGTATTAATCTTCACAGCATGGAAGGAAATTCTTTTGACAGGCTTTCTCGGGCTTGTATACACACTGGCTACCTATGTCGGGCCATATCTTATTGACACTTTTGTCCAATACCTCAATGGGCGGCGGGCCTTCAAGAGTCAAGGCTATGTTCTCGTTTCAGTATTTTTTGCCGCAAAACTTGTGGAATGCATCTCACAGAGGCACTGGATCTTTAGGGCGCAACTGGCTGGAATTAGGGTCCGAGCAGTGTTGGTCACAATGGTCTACAATAAAGGTCTGACCCTTTCATGCCAGTCTAAGCAGGGTCACACTAGCGGGGAGATAATCAATTTCATGGCTGTTGATGCTGAGAGGGTAGGTGACTTCGCTTACTATATGCACGATCCATGGATGGTCCTTGTGCAAGTTGCCATTGCGTTGTTAATCTTGTATAGAAATCTTGGACTTGCTTCAGTTGCAGCTTTTGTTGCAACTATACTTGTTATGTTAGCAAATTTTCCTTTGGGAAAATTACAGGAGAAATTTCAGGGCAAGATAATGGAATCGAAAGACAGAAGGATGAAGGCAACATCTGAGATTTTGAGGAACATGAGGATTCTCAAGCTTCAAGGATGGGAGATGAAGTTTCTATCTAGAATTACGGAGCTCAGGAACACAGAGTCAGGATGGCTGAAGAAGTTTTTGTACACTTCGGCAATGACCTCATTTGTCTTCTGGGGTGCTCCAACATTTGTGTCTGTGGTCACATTTTGTGCTTGTATGCTAATGGGGATCCCACTTGAGTTGGGCAAGATCTTATCTGCACTTGCAACGTTTAGGATTCTTCAGGAGCCCATCTACAGTCTTCCTGATACAATCTCAATGATAGTTCAAACTAAAGTGTCCCTTGATCGAATTGCGTCGTTTCTTCATCTTGATGACTTGCAGTCTGATGTTATAGAGAGGCTTCCTAGAGGTGGTTCTGATACAGCAATCGAGATTATTGATGGGAATTTCTCTTGGGATTTATCTTCCCCTAATTCGACTTTGAAAGAAATAAACCTCAAAGTGCAAAATGGCATGAGGGTTGCTGTTTGTGGGAATGTTGGTGCAGGAAAGTCCAGTTTGCTTTCATGTATCCTGGGAGAAGTCCCCAAGATATCTGGGGCCATTAAGTTGTGTGGAACAAAGGCCTATGTTGCTCAGTCACCATGGATACAAAGTGGCAAAATAGAAGAGAACATATTGTTTGGTAAAGCTATGGACAGAGAAAAATATGAGAGGGTCCTTGAAGCATGCTCCTTGAAGAAGGACTTGGAAATTCTCTCGTTTGGGGATCAGACAGTCATAGGGGAGAGAGGAATCAATTTGAGTGGAGGGCAGAAGCAAAGAATCCAAATTGCACGTGCTCTGTACCAAGATGCTGATATCTATATGTTTGATGATCCCTTTAGTGCCGTGGATGCCCATACTGGATCCCATTTGTTTAAG GAATGTTTGCTGGGCCTTTTGAGTTCAAAAACAATGATTTATGTTACTCATCAAGTGGAGTTCTTACCTGCTGCTGATCTTATCCTG GTCATGAAAGATGGAAGAATTACTCAAGCTGGAAAGTACAATGATATCCTTAATTCAGGAACCGACTTTATGGAACTTGTGGGAGCGCACAAGAAAGCTTTGTCAGCTCTCGATTCTGCGGAGGAAGGGTCAGTTTTTGAAAGTACAAGTACGAGGAAGGAAGTTGAGATTATGGCTAGTACTAATGGGGTTGttcaaaaacaagaaaatcaagatAATCAAGATGGTAAAGCAGATGACATAGTCAGGTCAAAAGGACAAATTAtccaagaagaagagagagagaaaggaaaagttggGTTTTCAGTCTATTGGAAATATATCACCATGGCGTACGGAGGAGCTCTTGTGCCTTTTATATTGCTGGCACAGGTTCTCTTTCAGCTCCTTCAAATTGGAAGCAATTATTGGATGGCCTGGGCAACTCCTGTCTCACAGGACGTGAAACCTGCAGTTGATTACTCTACTCTAATAATTGTCTATGTTGCTTTGGCCATTGGAAGTTCCTTGTGCATCCTTGTGAGAGCAATGTTTCTTGTCTCGGCTGCATACAAGACAGCTACTatacttttcaataaaatgcacTTGTGCATTTTCCGTGCCCCTATGTCATTTTTTGATGCCACTCCTAGTGGACGAATCCTAAACAGA GTTTCTACGGATCAAAGTGCTGTGGATTTGAACATTGCATCTCAAACCGGGGCAGTTGCCTTCTCTATGATCCAGCTCTTTGGAATTATTGTTGTGGTGTCTCAAGTTGCCTGGcaaattttcatcatatttatccCAGTCATTGGAACCTGTATCTG CAATATTACATATCTTCCGCACGAGAGCTAG
- the LOC121235035 gene encoding ABC transporter C family member 3-like, whose protein sequence is MSDLPVWTHTLSLSLSLSLNFGNYSSMPANSFIYTRKSVALHIESTEVLHTHLTEKPPQKSQRKMEPLPSSKHGKSISFLHYYSSFLYSGTDFLLKPVFLRGFSGLLHLVLLFVLTISWVSKKFRARHSEGPKERFKNTRSLYYKLTLICCLGVSLFSLVLCLLNYFYWYRNGWSEEALVTLLDLAVRTLAWGAVCVYLHSPSFNSGETKYPFLLRVWWGFYLSISCYSLVVDIVLYRERVNLSLQYFVSDVVSLVMGLFFCYVGFCGKNEGKDTLLEEPLLNGDSSATNEAESNKPKGVKL, encoded by the coding sequence ATGTCCGACCTCCCAGTTTGGactcacacactctctctctctctctctctctctctgaattttGGAAACTATTCCTCCATGCCCGCAAACTCTTTCATATACACGAGAAAATCTGTTGCTCTTCACATAGAATCCACCGAAGTCTTGCACACCCATCTCACAGAAAAACCTCCACAAAAATCCCAACGGAAAATGGAACCTCTTCCTTCGTCAAAGCACGGTAAGTCAATCTCGTTCTTGCACTACTACTCCTCATTCTTGTACTCGGGTACTGATTTTCTCCTCAAACCAGTTTTCCTACGTGGGTTTTCTGGCTTGTTACACCTGGTTTTGTTGTTTGTCCTGACCATCTCGTGGGTGTCCAAGAAATTCAGGGCGCGTCACAGTGAAGGTCCAAAGGAAAGGTTTAAGAACACCCGGAGTTTGTACTATAAACTAACTCTAATTTGTTGTTTGGGTGTTTCCTTGTTTAGTCTTGTCTTATGTTTATTGAATTACTTTTATTGGTATAGAAATGGTTGGTCTGAGGAAGCGCTTGTTACCCTTTTGGATTTAGCGGTTAGGACCCTCGCTTGGGGTGCAGTTTGTGTCTACTTGCATTCCCCATCCTTTAATTCAGGTGAAACAAAGTACCCGTTTTTACTGAGAGTTTGGTGGGGTTTCTACCTCTCCATTTCTTGTTATAGCCTTGTTGTAGACATCGTTCTTTACAGAGAACGCGTTAATTTATCCCTTCAGTATTTTGTTTCCGATGTCGTCTCCCTTGTCATGGGTCTGTTCTTCTGTTATGTGGGGTTCTGTGGGAAGAATGAGGGCAAAGATACCCTTCTTGAAGAACCTCTTTTGAATGGTGATTCTAGTGCAACTAATGAAGCAGAGTCAAATAAGCCTAAGGGGGTGAAACTCTGA